Proteins from one Impatiens glandulifera chromosome 2, dImpGla2.1, whole genome shotgun sequence genomic window:
- the LOC124924597 gene encoding uncharacterized protein LOC124924597, translated as MVDDSIVATVNGKEISFDKAVYAEFFELPTEGHLFDLVLSSEIMEEMKTSFFADGSKIHVNGYKKTNKESITYAAQLSHLLKFLGVPVGKPAQINYARVFTASTVASTLIRVMNNLESASGASSFQTGAKKSRTVNESKASSSSMKTPNQKDTESVDSRVKQGLGVLAETPMTSLSTPSTFLRKPSRAKSPVTQFDHVAAGATESSKPEQGAVPILVTGGPNIPAPKDSLVVGKIVCRELPAELCLKPQSAIELLRARKGTRGIMISEPRPAPKPVEVVGKGKSIAFQAPEKASEARARKANFNPDAKGADVEVKVLKKLNDIIESYVSAASRYIHGADCSSAKPLNEEEAMDIPNADESDAALLIEFGTLSAEERQPEQALETNVEEVTLEDVVEEALKAPIEENEIVTHVARIEGAQEKLAEVTQPETARTEGEPSKEKDDEKEGSSSEEEQDEQPKFVKTYLFPDGVVGSVHENITTPHHYSGSLLERFERAQREIDEEEAQEKAAKNAEVIQPEQSLQKTMCQSMISREEERANFSNMFKILTELDKTLKMNTYETHVSNVKFSKFQQESFNHQSELFDIERNDNERQAFAENLARKFQSMEDALGNAEGAQPRPNQGESSRRNDGVATGTRSRRALSSDDNPRPTKRGGGRSGYERGGRNGGGRSRLSNVDQGGCGSVAERGGRSNGGGRGGRGYPHFMNMLLGIRQTDLIPQISCLLMELGVPLCPGEGLNQAQVITKEVADSFYEWFEKAWKRKNRHLNSSGN; from the exons atggtggatgattccatcgtagcaaccgttaaCGGAAAAGAGATCTCTTTTGACAAAGCGgtgtatgcggagttctttgaacttccaacggagggtcatctgttcgaCTTGGTGCTCTCTTCtgaaatcatggaggaaatgaagacttcCTTCTTTGCTGACGGTtctaagatccatgtgaatggatataagaag ACAAACAAGGAGAGTATcacgtatgcggctcaactaaGCCACCTGTTGAAGTttttgggggttcctgttggcAAACCGGCGCAGATTAACTACGCAAGAGTTTTCACTGCCTCTACGGTGGCCAGCACTCTGATTAGGGTGATGAACAACCTAGAGTCTGCATCTGGGGCCTCTAGTTTCCAGactg gggcaaagaaaTCCAGAACTGTGAATGAATCgaaggccagttcctccagcatgaAAACCCCAAATCAGAAGGACACCGAATCCGTTGATTCAAGAGTGAAGCAAGGTCTAGGCGTACTTGCTGAAACCCCGATGACATCATTATCTACTCCCTCAACCttcttgaggaaaccttcgag GGCGAAGTCTCCTGTTACTCAATTTGATCatgtagccgccggtgctacagagtcgtcaaaaccagaacaaggtgccgTTCCTATCCTTGTTACTGGTGGACCCAATATTCCTGCTCCCAAGGATTCCTTGGTGGTCGGAAAGATTGTCTGTAgagagcttcctgctgagctctgtTTGAAACCTCAATCGGCCATCGAACTGTTGCGGGCCAGGAAAGGGACAAGAGGTATTATGATTAGTGAACCAAGACCAGCTCCAAAACCTGTAGAAgttgttggaaaagggaagTCCATTGCATTTCAGGCTCCTGAGAAGGCATCTGAAGCAAGAG CCAGGAAAGCAAACTTCAACCCTGACGCaaaaggagctgatgttgaagtCAAAGTgttgaagaagttgaatgatatcatCGAAAGCTATGTTTCTGCTGCATCTAGATACATTCATGGTGCCGATTGCTCTAGCGCAAAACCGCTCAACGAAGAAGAGGCAATGGATATTCCAAACGCCGATGAATcagatgctgctctcctgatcgaattcggaACCCtgtctgccgaagagagac agcctgaacaagctcttgagacaaaTGTTGAAGAAGTAACCTTAGAAGATGTAGTAGAGGAGGCAttgaaagctcctattgaagaaaatgaaattgtAACCCATGTTGCAAGAATAGAGGGTGCTCAAGAGAAATTGGCTGAGGTCACTCAGCCTGAAACcgcaagaactgagggggaaccctctaaagagaaagatgatgaaaaagAAGGTTCTTCgtctgaggaggaacaagatGAGCAACCAAAGTTTGTTAAAACTTACTTATTTCCTGATGgtgttgtgggaagtgttcacgaaaacataaCCACTCCCCATCACTATTCTGGAAGTTTGCTCGAAAGATTTGAAAGGGCACAAAGAGAAATTGACGAAGAAGAGGCACAAGAGAAAGCGGCTAAGAACGCTGAAGTAATTCAGCctgagcaatccttgcag AAGACTATGTGTCAGTCAATGATCTCTAGGGAAGAGGAAAGAGCGAATTTCAGCAACATGTTCAAGATCCTAACTGAGCTGGATAAGACCCTGAAGATGAATACGTATGAGACCCATGTCTCGAatgtaaagttttcaaaatttcaacagGAAAGCTTCAACCACCAAAGTGAACTATTTGACATTGAGAG AAATGACAATGAACGACAAGCTTTTGCTGAGAACCTTGCCAGGAAGTTTCAATCTATGGAAGATGCTTTAGGCAATGCTGAAGGTGCCCAACCTCGACCAAatcaaggtgagtcaagcagaAGGAACGATGGTGTAGCAACCGGGACCAGATCCAGGCGGGCCCTAAgttctgatgacaatcctaggccaaccaagagaggtggtggtcgaagtGGTTATGAGCGTGGTGGAAGAAATGGTGGCGGCCGGAGTAGGTTGTctaatgttgatcaaggtggatGTGGCAGTGTtgctgagcgtggaggaagatcGAATGGaggaggtcgtggtggtcgcggctatcctcatttcatgaacatgcttcTCGG CATCCGTCAAACCGACCTTATTCCTCAGATCAGCTGcctactcatggaactcggTGTTCCACTTTGTCCGGGTGAAGGACTGAATCAGGCCCAGGTTATAACCAAGGAAGTtgccgactcattctatgaatGGTTCGAGAAGGCATGGAAGAGGAAGAACCGACACCTCAACTCCTCCGGAAATTAA